In one Actinomycetota bacterium genomic region, the following are encoded:
- a CDS encoding DNA replication and repair protein RecF, with protein sequence MHLTVLTLRDFRSYERLELRPARHVTVLTGPNAAGKTNALEAVSLACRGVSFRRMAPADAVRWGSGLAVIEAVAEGESGPVTIRL encoded by the coding sequence GTGCACCTCACGGTCCTGACCCTGCGGGACTTCCGCAGCTACGAACGGCTCGAGCTCAGGCCCGCCCGGCACGTCACGGTCCTCACCGGACCGAACGCCGCCGGCAAGACGAACGCCTTGGAGGCGGTCTCGCTCGCATGCCGGGGGGTGTCCTTCCGGCGGATGGCGCCGGCGGACGCGGTACGGTGGGGGTCCGGCCTCGCCGTCATCGAGGCGGTCGCCGAGGGTGAGAGCGGGCCCGTCACGATCCGCCTC